The window GTAGAGGGAAAAGTGAATACCTATTTGAAAGAATTGGGTTATAGGATTGAATAATGTTTGATAGTGGCACAGAAATTGAAAAGATATTGAGTGCCCTCGGTGAGCAATTGGACACTATTCATGCAGTAATACCTGAGCTTGTTGTATGCGGGGGTTCAGCACTTAACATGCTCGGATTTGTAAGCCGAACAACAAAGGATGTAGATGTAGTTGCTTTTATTGAGAGGAGCCTCGAGGGAAATGTTGATTTCAAAGAGGCTAAACCCTTTCCTCCTGAGCTTGTCGATGCAATGAAAAAGGTGGCGAGAGATTTTGATCTGCCTGAGGATTGGCTGAATTTAGGGCCTGCCTCTGCTCTCGACTTAGGGTTACCGGAAGGGCTGATAGAGAGAGTGGAAACAAAAAGGTATGGGAAAAGTCTAACTATACATTTTCTTGGCAGATATGATCAGATACATTTCAAGTTATATGCCGCCGCAGATCAAGGAATAGGGAAACATTATGATGACCTTCTCGCCTTGAAACCTACTTCTGAAGAGTTAGAGAAGGCTGCACGATGGAGCATGACCCATGATGTATCAGAAACCTACAGACAAAGCATTAAAGACTTATTGAAATATATGGAATATGAAGATGTCGCAGACAAACTTTAGAGATATATTCCTCGATAATATCCTTAGTTTTCTCTGGAGGCAGTGGTCTGCCCTCGGGGTACTCGGCGGGGCAAAGGGTGAAGACCCCTGGATTATAGACCCTGAACCGCTTCTCATATTTACTCTTGAAATGGCACGGTATGAACCGAGGCTCTTTGATGAAGTCATCGACTGGCTTATTACGAACGGGAAGTGGATTGACATGCAGAGGCTGAGAGGCATATTGAGACAAAGAGAAAACCAAGGTTATCGCCTTGTTGGTGCAGTTTCCGAGTTCCTTGCCTCACAGGGACAGGAGAGAAAATGGCAGAACCTTGTTAGGTTTTGTTTCAGGGATA of the Pseudomonadota bacterium genome contains:
- a CDS encoding DUF6036 family nucleotidyltransferase — its product is MFDSGTEIEKILSALGEQLDTIHAVIPELVVCGGSALNMLGFVSRTTKDVDVVAFIERSLEGNVDFKEAKPFPPELVDAMKKVARDFDLPEDWLNLGPASALDLGLPEGLIERVETKRYGKSLTIHFLGRYDQIHFKLYAAADQGIGKHYDDLLALKPTSEELEKAARWSMTHDVSETYRQSIKDLLKYMEYEDVADKL